A genomic window from Punica granatum isolate Tunisia-2019 chromosome 2, ASM765513v2, whole genome shotgun sequence includes:
- the LOC116196382 gene encoding NAC domain-containing protein 14-like, with protein sequence MEVPEIPGLNFHPTDDELLTYYLKQRILDYFQDPTRSLNSHMVPDIELSNMHPKELPRQFKRLAKVKSNGREWVFFCLRKEKYRNSSRSERTVPNIGYWKVTSKPKKVKSEATHNEIGSKNILTFYERCPLNRAKTEWILHEYHLDASSLGYNIREMPFVVCRLYNKVADNDESTCCGDESNGSATFETPETTYRLSSTELISEEEMWQSLPEIQHLPRNLSKYDNFTGRAEQDIYTDEAGSSSGGYYIGGGFTNCYYPSNKETNYYQPSHSGWGSHYD encoded by the exons ATGGAAGTTCCTGAAATTCCTGGATTAAATTTTCACCCGACCGACGACGAACTTCTTACCTATTACTTGAAGCAGAGGATTCTCGACTACTTCCAGGATCCAACTAGATCTTTGAATAGTCATATGGTTCCTGACATCGAGCTTTCCAACATGCATCCTAAAGAACTTCCCCGGCAATTCAAGA GGCTTGCGAAGGTAAAGTCTAATGGAAGGGAATGGGTCTTCTTCTGCCTTCGCAAAGAGAAGTATCGTAATAGTAGTCGTTCCGAGAGAACCGTTCCCAACATCGGTTACTGGAAAGTAACTAGTAAGcccaaaaaagtaaaaagtgaAGCTACCCATAATGAAATAGGTAGTAAGAATATATTAACCTTCTACGAGCGGTGTCCTCTCAATAGAGCCAAGACTGAGTGGATTTTGCATGAGTATCACTTAGATGCGTCTTCTCTCGGTTACAATATTAGAGAG ATGCCCTTTGTTGTTTGCCGCTTGTATAATAAAGTCGCCGACAACGACGAATCAACTTGTTGTGGAGATGAATCGAATGGTAGTGCCACATTCGAAACTCCTGAAACTACTTATCGGCTTTCTTCAACTGAG CTTATATCTGAAGAAGAAATGTGGCAATCGCTCCCTGAAATTCAGCATCTGCCTCGCAACTTATCAAAGTATGATAACTTCACCGGCAGGGCCGAACAAGATATTTACACCGATGAAGCCGGTTCATCTTCTGGTGGGTACTACATTGGCGGTGGCTTCACCAATTGTTACTATCCATCTAATAAGGAAACAAACTATTATCAACCGTCCCATAGTGGCTGGGGCTCGCACTACGACTAG
- the LOC116196376 gene encoding TMV resistance protein N-like codes for MGMGGIGKTALAEVVYNQILDDFGSCSFLQDVRETSGLSQNGLWQLQSQLVADLLKCDRLEFATIDEGISLLKRRFHEMKVLILLNDVDSVDQLNALAADLDWFGQGSRIIITTRNKGALEVPQEHQVYEVKEMEKEQALQLFYKHAIRRDAPAVRLRALSEEIVKRTGGLPLALEVIGSFLHGKSEYTWKATLQKLKIVPNNEVEFKLRISYDALEHEQQQMFLDIACLFSWKDKKTVAHMWEDQYKFSPEADIEVLQLLSLIKIGEDNMLRMHDQLRDLGRGIVRQENPKDPGKQSRLWGDEAVDVLLNNQRSKNIEAIRLEYQIGLECYCFTPSQFRKLSKLRFLQLDCANLAGDFENLLPTLRWLWWKIPSLNCTATNLNAKDLLILDLSDSKVTHNWNAWNSIQMMAMKLKVLDLSYCKELARTPDLSPFCNLERLNLRDCERLQVIDPSIDLRLDQSKISELPESIGSLVTLQQLTVASTPLRELPKSIGGLNSLVKLVLSKIRVAILPDSIENLINLQVLKIDHSSVQSIPTALGQLEKLESIDTSGCRLLGQIPIELGRLSLLKVLLLRHTNISSIPVTIEGLPCLKTLDLAWCTQLRTLTNL; via the exons ATGGGCATGGGGGGCATTGGAAAGACGGCACTTGCTGAGGTCGTCTATAACCAGATATTGGATGATTTTGGCAGTTGCAGCTTCCTACAAGATGTACGAGAAACATCAGGGCTCAGCCAAAACGGTCTTTGGCAATTGCAAAGTCAACTTGTTGCTGACCTCTTGAAGTGTGACCGCCTGGAGTTTGCTACCATTGATGAAGGAATAAGCTTACTCAAGCGTAGGTTTCATGAGATGAAGGTCCTCATTCTTCTCAATGATGTTGATAGTGTTGATCAACTCAATGCACTGGCTGCAGACCTTGACTGGTTCGGCCAAGGGAGTAGAATCATCATCACCACTAGAAACAAGGGCGCTTTAGAAGTCCCTCAAGAGCATCAGGTCTATGAAGTAAAGGAAATGGAGAAAGAGCAGGCCCTCCAACTATTTTACAAGCATGCCATAAGGAGAGATGCTCCCGCAGTTAGACTGAGAGCTCTATCAGAAGAAATTGTCAAAAGAACGGGAGGTCTTCCGCTAGCTCTTGAAGTTATTGGCTCTTTTCTGCATGGGAAAAGTGAGTATACGTGGAAGGCAACATTGCAGAAGTTGAAGATAGTGCCAAATAACGAAGTCGAATTCAAGTTGAGGATTAGCTATGATGCATTAGAGCACGAACAACAACAAATGTTTTTAGATATTGCATGCCTTTTCAGCTGGAAAGATAAAAAGACAGTAGCTCACATGTGGGAAGATCAGTATAAATTTTCTCCGGAAGCTGATATTGAAGTCCTCCAACTACTGTCTCTTATTAAGATTGGAGAGGACAATATGCTACGGATGCATGATCAGCTTCGAGATCTTGGTAGGGGAATCGTTCGGCAAGAAAACCCTAAAGATCCAGGGAAGCAGAGTAGGTTGTGGGGCGACGAAGCAGTTGATGTGCTGCTGAACAATCAG CGGTCGAAAAATATAGAAGCCATCCGACTTGAATATCAGATTGGGTTGGAGTGCTACTGTTTTACGCCTAGCCAGTTTAGGAAGCTATCAAAGTTGAGATTTCTCCAACTAGACTGTGCTAATCTTGCTGGCGATTTTGAGAATCTTCTACCAACCCTGAGATGGCTTTGGTGGAAAATACCTTCACTCAACTGCACAGCGACAAATTTGAATGCAAAGGACCTACTCATCCTTGATTTGTCAGATAGCAAGGTCACACATAATTGGAATGCTTGGAACTCAATTCAG ATGATGGCGATGAAGCTGAAAGTTCTTGACCTCAGCTACTGTAAAGAACTTGCTCGAACTCCTGATTTGTCTCCATTTTGCAACCTGGAGAGGTTAAATCTAAGAGATTGCGAAAGACTGCAGGTGATTGACCCTTCCATAG ATCTCAGACTTGATCAATCAAAAATTAGTGAGCTTCCAGAGTCGATTGGATCGTTAGTGACATTGCAACAGCTAACGgtagcaagcactcctctaaGAGAGCTTCCGAAGTCCATTGGGGGTTTGAATTCATTGGTCAAGTTGGTTCTATCCAAGATAAGGGTGGCAATATTGCCCGATTCCATTGAGAATCTGATTAATCTGCAAGTGCTTAAGATTGATCATAGTTCAGTCCAATCTATACCTACTGCTCTTGGACAGTTAGAGAAACTTGAATCCATAGACACTTCAGGGTGTCGATTACTAGGACAAATTCCAATCGAGCTTGGGAGGCTATCCCTTTTAAAGGTCCTGCTATTGCGTCATACAAATATTAGCAGCATTCCAGTGACAATTGAGGGCCTTCCTTGTCTTAAGACTCTTGATTTAGCATGGTGCACACAGCTAAGAACTCTCACTAACTTGTGA
- the LOC116196374 gene encoding protein SUPPRESSOR OF npr1-1, CONSTITUTIVE 1-like isoform X2 yields MHDQLKDLGREIVRKENYGQPGKRSRLWYYEEAKDVLDNSEGTENVLAFHLDFRVGFEDCHFTGEQFRKLSELRFLHLHCDALEGNFDGCLSNLRWLSLHSSILMNQMPMPANLNLKNIVVLELTSCDVRDGWDSIQMAVKLKDLSLRQCHYFTRTPDFSRFTNLESLSFENCHQLEVIASSIGRLKSLAFLNLSFCHNIRELPHQVGYLKALTELIIDGTSLQDIPILSHLKKLKILHAKQCKFLYQIPNSIDLGTSLSDLILDFSEIIELPDSIQALVKLQRLSLKSCSLLTALPDSIGQLKELIELNLSLTRRITKLPDSIGDLEKLQVLNIGHSGIRRLSTNLGNMRKLMVLDASFCVEMEGELPSELGQLSLLRVLRLDDAGIRSLPLSIRNLDHLQTLNVIGCHDLHTLPELPTGLTNLQVTCKSPVPIPNLPDLINLKQLTFSECFNLAEMTPGIAKLSKLEFLQFLRTGISSLPEEIGALSQLKVLSIVNCWKLRSLPTLPAGLQELCVVGCNLFHALPDLSNLQNLSELQLRECSLMEIRGLGRLAFLTRLTVRSRRIANLDALERVEALTYLEVSYCRNLERLPDLSNLKLLNEIKANECKRLDEVEGLDDLCSLRNLEIRNCTSLETLPDLSSLKLLERLDAGGCEKLHGLEGLDELESLQALNLRHCKAITRLPNVSGLKSLQWLDISGCDNLTEIPGLEEINPISISRY; encoded by the exons ATGCATGATCAACTCAAAGATCTCGGTCGGGAAATTGTCCGGAAAGAAAATTATGGACAACCAGGAAAACGCAGTAGGTTGTGGTACTATGAAGAAGCAAAGGATGTATTGGACAATTCTGAG GGTACGGAGAATGTTTTAGCCTTCCAtcttgattttagagttgggTTCGAAGACTGCCATTTCACCGGCGAGCAGTTTAGAAAGCTATCAGAGTTGAGGTTCCTCCATTTACATTGTGATGCTCTGGAAGGAAATTTTGATGGCTGCTTATCGAACTTGAGATGGTTGAGTTTGCATAGTTCTATATTGATGAACCAGATGCCTATGCCAGCCAATTTAAATCTAAAGAACATCGTTGTTCTGGAATTAACATCATGCGATGTTAGAGATGGTTGGGACTCTATCCAG ATGGCTGTGAAACTGAAAGACCTTTCCCTGCGACAATGCCATTATTTTACCAGAACTCCTGATTTTTCACGGTTTACTAATTTAGAGAGTTTAAGCTTTGAAAACTGTCACCAGTTGGAAGTGATCGCTTCATCAATAGGGAGGCTTAAGAGTCTGGCGTTCCTAAACCTTAGTTTTTGTCACAACATTAGGGAGCTACCTCATCAAGTGGGCTATTTGAAGGCATTGACTGAGCTCATTATTGATGGAACTTCGTTGCAAGATATACCAATCTTGAGTCACTTGAAGAAGCTCAAAATTCTCCATGCAAAGCAATGCAAGTTTTTGTATCAGATTCCCAACTCCATTGATCTCGGAACTTCTCTCTCGGATCTAATACTTGATTTTTCTGAAATCATCGAGCTTCCTGACTCCATACAGGCTCTTGTGAAACTACAGCGTCTGTCATTGAAGAGCTGTTCGTTGTTGACAGCACTTCCAGATTCCATTGGGCAGCTGAAGGAATTAATCGAGCTTAACTTATCTTTAACGAGAAGGATTACTAAGTTGCCCGATTCCATTGGAGATTTAGAAAAGCTGCAAGTGCTCAACATTGGTCACTCTGGCATACGTCGCTTATCGACAAATCTTGGAAATATGAGAAAGCTCATGGTGCTCGACGCTTCGTTTTGTGTGGAGATGGAGGGAGAACTTCCTTCTGAGCTCGGGCAATTGTCCCTCTTAAGGGTCTTGAGATTAGATGATGCAGGCATTAGAAGCCTTCCGCTATCTATCAGGAATCTTGATCATCTCCAGACACTCAATGTAATAGGATGCCATGACCTTCACACTCTCCCTGAGCTTCCTACTGGGTTGACTAATCTTCAAGTTACTTGTAAGTCACCGGTGCCAATCCCGAATCTCcctgatttaattaatttgaagcaGTTAACATTTTCTGAGTGCTTTAACTTGGCAGAGATGACCCCGGGCATTGCAAAGTTATCGAAGTTGGAATTCTTACAGTTTCTCAGAACAGGTATTAGCAGCTTACCTGAGGAAATTGGTGCACTTTCTCAGCTAAAGGTGCTCAGCATTGTAAATTGCTGGAAACTTCGATCCCTTCCCACCCTTCCCGCAGGCCTTCAGGAGCTATGTGTTGTCGGGTGCAATCTATTTCATGCATTACCTGATCTTTCGAACTTGCAGAACCTATCAGAGCTACAACTACGTGAATGCTCTCTGATGGAAATTCGAGGTCTTGGGAGATTAGCATTTTTAACACGCCTGACAGTTAGAAGCCGGAGAATAGCTAACCTTGATGCGCTTGAGAGAGTAGAAGCTCTGACATACTTGGAAGTCTCATACTGCAGAAATCTTGAAAGACTACCAGATTTATCGAATCTGAAGTTGTTGAATGAGATAAAGGCTAATGAGTGCAAAAGGCTGGATGAAGTCGAAGGCCTTGACGATTTGTGCTCCCTGAGGAATTTAGAGATTCGCAATTGCACATCCTTGGAAACATTGCCTGATTTGTCAAGCTTAAAGCTGTTGGAACGCTTGGACGCTGGAGGCTGCGAGAAGCTACACGGCCTAGAAGGCCTCGATGAGTTGGAATCACTGCAAGCGTTAAATCTCAGACATTGCAAAGCAATTACAAGGTTGCCAAATGTCTCGGGGCTGAAGTCCTTACAGTGGCTAGATATCTCAGGCTGTGATAACCTAACAGAAATTCCAGGGCTCGAAGAGATAAATCCAATATCAATTTCTAGATATTAA
- the LOC116196374 gene encoding protein SUPPRESSOR OF npr1-1, CONSTITUTIVE 1-like isoform X1, producing the protein MHDQLKDLGREIVRKENYGQPGKRSRLWYYEEAKDVLDNSELFVEQGTENVLAFHLDFRVGFEDCHFTGEQFRKLSELRFLHLHCDALEGNFDGCLSNLRWLSLHSSILMNQMPMPANLNLKNIVVLELTSCDVRDGWDSIQMAVKLKDLSLRQCHYFTRTPDFSRFTNLESLSFENCHQLEVIASSIGRLKSLAFLNLSFCHNIRELPHQVGYLKALTELIIDGTSLQDIPILSHLKKLKILHAKQCKFLYQIPNSIDLGTSLSDLILDFSEIIELPDSIQALVKLQRLSLKSCSLLTALPDSIGQLKELIELNLSLTRRITKLPDSIGDLEKLQVLNIGHSGIRRLSTNLGNMRKLMVLDASFCVEMEGELPSELGQLSLLRVLRLDDAGIRSLPLSIRNLDHLQTLNVIGCHDLHTLPELPTGLTNLQVTCKSPVPIPNLPDLINLKQLTFSECFNLAEMTPGIAKLSKLEFLQFLRTGISSLPEEIGALSQLKVLSIVNCWKLRSLPTLPAGLQELCVVGCNLFHALPDLSNLQNLSELQLRECSLMEIRGLGRLAFLTRLTVRSRRIANLDALERVEALTYLEVSYCRNLERLPDLSNLKLLNEIKANECKRLDEVEGLDDLCSLRNLEIRNCTSLETLPDLSSLKLLERLDAGGCEKLHGLEGLDELESLQALNLRHCKAITRLPNVSGLKSLQWLDISGCDNLTEIPGLEEINPISISRY; encoded by the exons ATGCATGATCAACTCAAAGATCTCGGTCGGGAAATTGTCCGGAAAGAAAATTATGGACAACCAGGAAAACGCAGTAGGTTGTGGTACTATGAAGAAGCAAAGGATGTATTGGACAATTCTGAG TTGTTTGTGGAGCAGGGTACGGAGAATGTTTTAGCCTTCCAtcttgattttagagttgggTTCGAAGACTGCCATTTCACCGGCGAGCAGTTTAGAAAGCTATCAGAGTTGAGGTTCCTCCATTTACATTGTGATGCTCTGGAAGGAAATTTTGATGGCTGCTTATCGAACTTGAGATGGTTGAGTTTGCATAGTTCTATATTGATGAACCAGATGCCTATGCCAGCCAATTTAAATCTAAAGAACATCGTTGTTCTGGAATTAACATCATGCGATGTTAGAGATGGTTGGGACTCTATCCAG ATGGCTGTGAAACTGAAAGACCTTTCCCTGCGACAATGCCATTATTTTACCAGAACTCCTGATTTTTCACGGTTTACTAATTTAGAGAGTTTAAGCTTTGAAAACTGTCACCAGTTGGAAGTGATCGCTTCATCAATAGGGAGGCTTAAGAGTCTGGCGTTCCTAAACCTTAGTTTTTGTCACAACATTAGGGAGCTACCTCATCAAGTGGGCTATTTGAAGGCATTGACTGAGCTCATTATTGATGGAACTTCGTTGCAAGATATACCAATCTTGAGTCACTTGAAGAAGCTCAAAATTCTCCATGCAAAGCAATGCAAGTTTTTGTATCAGATTCCCAACTCCATTGATCTCGGAACTTCTCTCTCGGATCTAATACTTGATTTTTCTGAAATCATCGAGCTTCCTGACTCCATACAGGCTCTTGTGAAACTACAGCGTCTGTCATTGAAGAGCTGTTCGTTGTTGACAGCACTTCCAGATTCCATTGGGCAGCTGAAGGAATTAATCGAGCTTAACTTATCTTTAACGAGAAGGATTACTAAGTTGCCCGATTCCATTGGAGATTTAGAAAAGCTGCAAGTGCTCAACATTGGTCACTCTGGCATACGTCGCTTATCGACAAATCTTGGAAATATGAGAAAGCTCATGGTGCTCGACGCTTCGTTTTGTGTGGAGATGGAGGGAGAACTTCCTTCTGAGCTCGGGCAATTGTCCCTCTTAAGGGTCTTGAGATTAGATGATGCAGGCATTAGAAGCCTTCCGCTATCTATCAGGAATCTTGATCATCTCCAGACACTCAATGTAATAGGATGCCATGACCTTCACACTCTCCCTGAGCTTCCTACTGGGTTGACTAATCTTCAAGTTACTTGTAAGTCACCGGTGCCAATCCCGAATCTCcctgatttaattaatttgaagcaGTTAACATTTTCTGAGTGCTTTAACTTGGCAGAGATGACCCCGGGCATTGCAAAGTTATCGAAGTTGGAATTCTTACAGTTTCTCAGAACAGGTATTAGCAGCTTACCTGAGGAAATTGGTGCACTTTCTCAGCTAAAGGTGCTCAGCATTGTAAATTGCTGGAAACTTCGATCCCTTCCCACCCTTCCCGCAGGCCTTCAGGAGCTATGTGTTGTCGGGTGCAATCTATTTCATGCATTACCTGATCTTTCGAACTTGCAGAACCTATCAGAGCTACAACTACGTGAATGCTCTCTGATGGAAATTCGAGGTCTTGGGAGATTAGCATTTTTAACACGCCTGACAGTTAGAAGCCGGAGAATAGCTAACCTTGATGCGCTTGAGAGAGTAGAAGCTCTGACATACTTGGAAGTCTCATACTGCAGAAATCTTGAAAGACTACCAGATTTATCGAATCTGAAGTTGTTGAATGAGATAAAGGCTAATGAGTGCAAAAGGCTGGATGAAGTCGAAGGCCTTGACGATTTGTGCTCCCTGAGGAATTTAGAGATTCGCAATTGCACATCCTTGGAAACATTGCCTGATTTGTCAAGCTTAAAGCTGTTGGAACGCTTGGACGCTGGAGGCTGCGAGAAGCTACACGGCCTAGAAGGCCTCGATGAGTTGGAATCACTGCAAGCGTTAAATCTCAGACATTGCAAAGCAATTACAAGGTTGCCAAATGTCTCGGGGCTGAAGTCCTTACAGTGGCTAGATATCTCAGGCTGTGATAACCTAACAGAAATTCCAGGGCTCGAAGAGATAAATCCAATATCAATTTCTAGATATTAA
- the LOC116196374 gene encoding protein SUPPRESSOR OF npr1-1, CONSTITUTIVE 1-like isoform X3: MLEMMAVKLKDLSLRQCHYFTRTPDFSRFTNLESLSFENCHQLEVIASSIGRLKSLAFLNLSFCHNIRELPHQVGYLKALTELIIDGTSLQDIPILSHLKKLKILHAKQCKFLYQIPNSIDLGTSLSDLILDFSEIIELPDSIQALVKLQRLSLKSCSLLTALPDSIGQLKELIELNLSLTRRITKLPDSIGDLEKLQVLNIGHSGIRRLSTNLGNMRKLMVLDASFCVEMEGELPSELGQLSLLRVLRLDDAGIRSLPLSIRNLDHLQTLNVIGCHDLHTLPELPTGLTNLQVTCKSPVPIPNLPDLINLKQLTFSECFNLAEMTPGIAKLSKLEFLQFLRTGISSLPEEIGALSQLKVLSIVNCWKLRSLPTLPAGLQELCVVGCNLFHALPDLSNLQNLSELQLRECSLMEIRGLGRLAFLTRLTVRSRRIANLDALERVEALTYLEVSYCRNLERLPDLSNLKLLNEIKANECKRLDEVEGLDDLCSLRNLEIRNCTSLETLPDLSSLKLLERLDAGGCEKLHGLEGLDELESLQALNLRHCKAITRLPNVSGLKSLQWLDISGCDNLTEIPGLEEINPISISRY; encoded by the exons ATGTTAGAGATG ATGGCTGTGAAACTGAAAGACCTTTCCCTGCGACAATGCCATTATTTTACCAGAACTCCTGATTTTTCACGGTTTACTAATTTAGAGAGTTTAAGCTTTGAAAACTGTCACCAGTTGGAAGTGATCGCTTCATCAATAGGGAGGCTTAAGAGTCTGGCGTTCCTAAACCTTAGTTTTTGTCACAACATTAGGGAGCTACCTCATCAAGTGGGCTATTTGAAGGCATTGACTGAGCTCATTATTGATGGAACTTCGTTGCAAGATATACCAATCTTGAGTCACTTGAAGAAGCTCAAAATTCTCCATGCAAAGCAATGCAAGTTTTTGTATCAGATTCCCAACTCCATTGATCTCGGAACTTCTCTCTCGGATCTAATACTTGATTTTTCTGAAATCATCGAGCTTCCTGACTCCATACAGGCTCTTGTGAAACTACAGCGTCTGTCATTGAAGAGCTGTTCGTTGTTGACAGCACTTCCAGATTCCATTGGGCAGCTGAAGGAATTAATCGAGCTTAACTTATCTTTAACGAGAAGGATTACTAAGTTGCCCGATTCCATTGGAGATTTAGAAAAGCTGCAAGTGCTCAACATTGGTCACTCTGGCATACGTCGCTTATCGACAAATCTTGGAAATATGAGAAAGCTCATGGTGCTCGACGCTTCGTTTTGTGTGGAGATGGAGGGAGAACTTCCTTCTGAGCTCGGGCAATTGTCCCTCTTAAGGGTCTTGAGATTAGATGATGCAGGCATTAGAAGCCTTCCGCTATCTATCAGGAATCTTGATCATCTCCAGACACTCAATGTAATAGGATGCCATGACCTTCACACTCTCCCTGAGCTTCCTACTGGGTTGACTAATCTTCAAGTTACTTGTAAGTCACCGGTGCCAATCCCGAATCTCcctgatttaattaatttgaagcaGTTAACATTTTCTGAGTGCTTTAACTTGGCAGAGATGACCCCGGGCATTGCAAAGTTATCGAAGTTGGAATTCTTACAGTTTCTCAGAACAGGTATTAGCAGCTTACCTGAGGAAATTGGTGCACTTTCTCAGCTAAAGGTGCTCAGCATTGTAAATTGCTGGAAACTTCGATCCCTTCCCACCCTTCCCGCAGGCCTTCAGGAGCTATGTGTTGTCGGGTGCAATCTATTTCATGCATTACCTGATCTTTCGAACTTGCAGAACCTATCAGAGCTACAACTACGTGAATGCTCTCTGATGGAAATTCGAGGTCTTGGGAGATTAGCATTTTTAACACGCCTGACAGTTAGAAGCCGGAGAATAGCTAACCTTGATGCGCTTGAGAGAGTAGAAGCTCTGACATACTTGGAAGTCTCATACTGCAGAAATCTTGAAAGACTACCAGATTTATCGAATCTGAAGTTGTTGAATGAGATAAAGGCTAATGAGTGCAAAAGGCTGGATGAAGTCGAAGGCCTTGACGATTTGTGCTCCCTGAGGAATTTAGAGATTCGCAATTGCACATCCTTGGAAACATTGCCTGATTTGTCAAGCTTAAAGCTGTTGGAACGCTTGGACGCTGGAGGCTGCGAGAAGCTACACGGCCTAGAAGGCCTCGATGAGTTGGAATCACTGCAAGCGTTAAATCTCAGACATTGCAAAGCAATTACAAGGTTGCCAAATGTCTCGGGGCTGAAGTCCTTACAGTGGCTAGATATCTCAGGCTGTGATAACCTAACAGAAATTCCAGGGCTCGAAGAGATAAATCCAATATCAATTTCTAGATATTAA